The following are encoded together in the Mesoplasma sp. JKS002658 genome:
- the rpsL gene encoding 30S ribosomal protein S12: MPTINQLVKSNREKKTWKTKAPALNRGINTLQKKVTKVSSPQKRGVCTRVATMTPKKPNSALRKYARVRLTNGMEVNAYIPGEGHNLQEHSVVLIRGGRVKDLPGVRYHIIRGTLDTQAVNNRQQARSRYGAKKPKA, encoded by the coding sequence ATGCCAACAATTAACCAATTAGTTAAATCTAACCGTGAAAAGAAAACTTGAAAAACTAAAGCACCAGCCCTTAACCGTGGGATTAATACTTTACAAAAAAAAGTTACTAAAGTTTCTTCACCACAAAAACGCGGAGTATGTACTCGGGTAGCGACAATGACACCTAAAAAACCTAACTCTGCTTTACGTAAATATGCACGGGTAAGATTAACCAACGGGATGGAAGTTAATGCTTATATTCCAGGAGAAGGACATAATTTACAAGAACACTCTGTGGTCTTAATCCGAGGAGGAAGAGTTAAGGACTTACCAGGAGTTCGTTATCACATTATCCGTGGAACTTTAGATACCCAAGCTGTTAATAATCGTCAACAAGCTCGCTCACGTTATGGAGCAAAAAAACCAAAAGCTTAA
- the rpsG gene encoding 30S ribosomal protein S7, which translates to MRKNQAEKRDVLPDPVYNSKLVTRTVNKIMLDGKKGTAQTILYQAFEIIKEKTQENPIDVFNKAIENIQPHLELKVRRIGGANYQVPVEVSDERRVTLALRWLINYARLRNEKEMTIRLANEIIDASKNIGGAVKKREDTHKMAEANKAFAHYRW; encoded by the coding sequence ATGCGTAAAAATCAAGCTGAAAAAAGAGATGTCTTACCAGATCCAGTTTATAATTCAAAACTAGTTACTAGAACAGTTAATAAAATTATGTTGGATGGTAAAAAAGGAACTGCCCAAACAATTTTGTACCAAGCCTTTGAGATTATCAAAGAAAAAACCCAAGAAAATCCCATTGATGTTTTCAATAAAGCAATTGAAAACATTCAACCACATTTAGAATTAAAAGTGCGTCGAATCGGAGGGGCTAACTATCAAGTACCAGTCGAAGTTTCTGATGAAAGACGAGTTACTTTAGCTTTACGTTGATTAATTAACTATGCTCGTTTAAGAAACGAAAAAGAAATGACGATTCGTTTAGCAAATGAAATCATTGATGCTTCAAAAAATATCGGGGGCGCAGTGAAAAAACGTGAAGATACCCACAAAATGGCTGAAGCAAATAAAGCCTTTGCCCACTACCGTTGATAA
- the fusA gene encoding elongation factor G, whose protein sequence is MAREYALKDYRNFGIMAHIDAGKTTTSERILFHTGKIHKIGETHEGASQLDWMAQEQERGITITSAATTAFWKNHRFNIIDTPGHVDFTVEVERSLRVLDGAIAVLDGQSGVEPQTETVWRQATTYKVPRIVFVNKMDKTGADFEYSVKTIGERLGAHAAPIQLPIGAEDDFDGIIDLVEMKAYHYDGAPNENPTEIEIPENLKDHAQALRMELIEAAVEYDEELMLKFLDGEEISIPELKGAIRKGVLSANFFPVLAGSAFKNKGVKLLLDAVVDYLPSPLDVPAIKGVLLDGSDDSRTSSDEAPFSALAFKVMTDPFVGKLTFFRVYSGVLEKGSYVLNSTKDRKERVGRILQMHANHRTEIDQVYAGDIAAAVGLKDTTTGDTLTDDSHPIILESMEFPEPVIQLALEPKTKADQEKMGLALAKLAEEDPTFRTYTDQETGQTIIAGMGELHLDIIVDRLKREFKVESNVGAPQVSYRETIKLPGKGEGKYIKQSGGRGSYGHVVIEFEPNHDQGFEWVDKITGGRVSKEYINAAKSGLVDALQNGIVAGYPMIDVKATIVDGSMHDVDSNELAYKIAASFALKEAAKKMQPVLLEPIMSVEVTVPDEYYGDVMGNISSKRGLIEGSEQRGNAQTIKSKVPLTEMFGYATELRSFTQGRGNYTMIFSHYAEAPKMVAEEIIKKNSK, encoded by the coding sequence ATGGCAAGAGAATATGCTTTAAAAGATTACCGAAATTTCGGAATCATGGCTCATATTGATGCAGGAAAAACAACGACCAGTGAACGAATCTTGTTCCATACAGGGAAAATTCATAAAATTGGTGAAACCCATGAAGGTGCTTCACAATTGGACTGAATGGCTCAAGAACAAGAACGGGGAATTACTATTACTTCTGCAGCTACTACAGCATTTTGAAAAAACCACCGTTTTAACATTATTGATACTCCTGGACACGTGGATTTCACTGTTGAAGTTGAGCGTTCACTACGAGTATTGGATGGAGCAATTGCAGTGTTGGATGGACAAAGTGGAGTGGAACCTCAAACTGAAACTGTTTGACGTCAAGCAACTACTTATAAAGTACCAAGAATTGTTTTTGTTAACAAAATGGATAAGACTGGAGCTGACTTTGAATATTCAGTCAAAACCATTGGTGAACGTTTAGGAGCACATGCTGCTCCCATTCAACTACCAATTGGTGCTGAAGATGATTTTGATGGAATTATTGATTTAGTGGAAATGAAAGCTTACCACTATGATGGTGCTCCTAATGAAAACCCTACAGAAATCGAAATTCCTGAGAATTTAAAAGATCATGCTCAAGCTTTAAGAATGGAATTGATTGAAGCAGCAGTTGAGTATGATGAAGAATTAATGCTGAAATTTTTAGATGGTGAAGAAATTAGTATTCCTGAATTAAAAGGCGCAATCCGTAAAGGAGTGTTATCAGCAAACTTCTTCCCGGTGTTAGCAGGTTCTGCTTTTAAAAATAAGGGAGTAAAATTATTATTAGATGCAGTAGTTGATTATTTACCCTCACCTCTTGATGTTCCTGCGATTAAAGGAGTATTACTTGATGGAAGTGATGATAGTCGTACTTCAAGTGATGAAGCACCCTTTTCAGCATTAGCGTTTAAAGTGATGACTGATCCGTTTGTGGGAAAATTAACTTTCTTCCGGGTTTATTCTGGAGTTTTAGAAAAAGGAAGTTATGTTTTAAACTCAACTAAAGACCGAAAAGAACGCGTAGGACGAATCTTACAAATGCACGCTAACCACCGAACTGAGATCGATCAAGTTTATGCTGGGGACATTGCTGCAGCTGTAGGGTTAAAAGATACAACCACTGGAGACACTTTAACTGATGATTCCCACCCAATTATTCTTGAATCAATGGAGTTCCCAGAACCAGTAATTCAGTTAGCTTTAGAACCAAAAACTAAAGCTGACCAAGAAAAAATGGGTTTGGCGTTGGCAAAATTAGCTGAAGAAGATCCAACCTTTAGAACTTATACTGACCAAGAAACTGGGCAAACAATTATTGCGGGAATGGGTGAATTACACCTTGATATCATCGTTGATCGCTTAAAACGTGAGTTTAAAGTCGAATCTAATGTTGGTGCTCCTCAAGTTTCTTATCGAGAAACTATTAAACTACCTGGTAAAGGCGAAGGAAAATATATTAAACAATCAGGAGGACGGGGATCGTATGGTCACGTTGTCATTGAATTTGAACCTAACCATGACCAAGGTTTTGAATGGGTTGACAAAATTACTGGAGGAAGAGTTTCTAAAGAGTATATCAACGCTGCTAAGAGTGGTTTAGTTGATGCTCTTCAAAACGGAATTGTTGCTGGTTATCCAATGATTGATGTTAAAGCAACAATTGTTGATGGGTCAATGCATGATGTCGATTCTAACGAATTAGCGTATAAAATCGCGGCTTCATTTGCCTTGAAAGAAGCAGCTAAGAAAATGCAACCTGTGCTGTTAGAACCAATTATGAGTGTCGAAGTAACTGTTCCTGATGAGTATTATGGAGATGTCATGGGAAATATTTCTTCAAAACGTGGTTTGATTGAAGGATCAGAACAACGGGGAAATGCTCAAACGATTAAATCTAAGGTTCCGTTGACTGAGATGTTTGGGTATGCAACTGAATTACGTTCTTTCACTCAAGGTCGGGGAAATTACACAATGATTTTCTCTCACTATGCTGAAGCACCAAAAATGGTCGCTGAAGAAATTATCAAAAAAAACTCAAAATAA
- the tuf gene encoding elongation factor Tu: MAKQAFDRSLPHVNIGTIGHVDHGKTTLTAAITKVLAADGGAEFTDYAHIDKAPEERERGITINTSHVEYKTKKRHYAHVDCPGHADYVKNMITGAAQMDGAILVVAATDGPMPQTREHILLSRQVGVPRMVVFLNKCDMVDDEELIDLVEMEVRDLLSEYEFDGDNTPVIRGSALGALNGDQKWMDAIHALMDAVDEYIPTPERDKEKPFLMPVEDVFTITGRGTVATGRIERGQVKVNDEVEIVGLTTNPKKTVVTGLEMFRKLLDYAEAGDNVGALLRGVDRKDIERGQVLAKPGTIHPHTKLKASVYALTQEEGGRHKPFFNKYRPQFYFRTTDVTGEVQLPQGTDMVMPGDNVEMEIELIKPIAVEQGTKFSIREGGRTIGAGTVIEVEK; the protein is encoded by the coding sequence ATGGCAAAACAAGCATTTGATCGTAGTTTACCTCACGTTAATATCGGAACCATTGGTCACGTTGATCATGGGAAAACTACTTTAACCGCTGCAATTACCAAAGTTTTAGCAGCTGATGGTGGGGCTGAATTTACTGATTACGCCCACATCGATAAGGCACCCGAAGAAAGAGAACGGGGAATTACTATCAACACTTCTCACGTTGAATACAAAACTAAAAAACGTCACTACGCACACGTTGACTGTCCAGGACATGCTGATTATGTTAAAAACATGATTACTGGAGCTGCTCAAATGGATGGAGCAATCTTAGTGGTTGCTGCCACTGATGGACCAATGCCTCAAACTCGTGAACACATCTTGTTATCACGTCAAGTAGGAGTACCACGTATGGTTGTCTTCTTGAATAAGTGTGACATGGTTGATGACGAAGAATTAATCGATTTAGTGGAAATGGAAGTTCGTGACTTATTAAGTGAATACGAATTTGATGGGGATAATACTCCAGTAATCCGTGGTTCAGCTTTAGGAGCACTAAATGGTGATCAAAAATGAATGGATGCAATCCATGCTTTAATGGATGCAGTGGATGAATACATTCCAACTCCTGAAAGAGATAAAGAAAAACCATTCTTAATGCCAGTAGAAGATGTTTTCACTATTACTGGTAGAGGAACTGTAGCTACTGGAAGAATTGAACGTGGACAAGTTAAAGTTAATGACGAAGTTGAAATCGTTGGTTTAACTACTAATCCAAAGAAAACTGTGGTTACTGGATTAGAAATGTTTAGAAAGTTATTAGACTACGCAGAAGCTGGAGATAATGTTGGTGCATTATTACGGGGAGTTGATCGTAAAGATATCGAACGTGGACAAGTGTTGGCAAAACCAGGAACTATTCACCCTCACACTAAGTTGAAAGCCTCAGTTTATGCTTTAACTCAAGAAGAAGGGGGACGTCACAAACCATTCTTTAATAAATACCGTCCTCAATTCTACTTCCGTACCACTGATGTTACTGGAGAAGTTCAGTTACCACAAGGAACTGACATGGTCATGCCAGGAGATAACGTGGAAATGGAAATCGAATTAATCAAACCAATTGCTGTTGAACAAGGAACCAAGTTCTCAATCCGTGAAGGTGGAAGAACAATTGGAGCTGGAACAGTTATTGAAGTTGAAAAATAG